A genomic window from Cytobacillus suaedae includes:
- a CDS encoding diadenosine tetraphosphate hydrolase yields MRKITLANGNTVEVECLSCAITSGLVEPDGGVLVETEHFHAHQDVAYPIKGLVILASKRHVYGLDELTDEEMLDYMKLLRIIRKAQRDVLGIEYVYYFYNEDTTHHFHTWMVPRYEWMYEFGRSVESVRPVLLHARNNMNDEPNKVNVLKAIKDLTFELNK; encoded by the coding sequence ATGAGAAAAATTACATTAGCAAATGGTAATACAGTAGAGGTTGAATGTTTGAGTTGTGCTATTACGAGTGGGCTAGTTGAACCTGATGGGGGAGTTCTCGTTGAAACAGAGCATTTTCACGCACATCAAGATGTTGCTTACCCAATCAAGGGACTTGTGATTTTAGCATCAAAACGGCATGTATATGGATTAGATGAGCTTACAGATGAAGAGATGCTAGATTATATGAAGCTCCTTAGAATAATTAGAAAAGCTCAGCGAGATGTTTTAGGAATTGAATACGTTTATTACTTTTATAATGAGGATACAACTCACCATTTTCATACGTGGATGGTACCGAGGTATGAATGGATGTATGAGTTTGGCCGCTCAGTTGAATCAGTGCGACCGGTACTGCTGCATGCAAGAAATAATATGAATGATGAGCCAAATAAAGTTAATGTTCTTAAAGCTATTAAAGACCTTACATTCGAGTTAAATAAATAG
- a CDS encoding alpha/beta fold hydrolase: protein MKGCLLIHGFTGSPFEVEPLAKHLQETTDWEIRMPTLPGHGTELQLKGVTNQEWLNHAEEELQELLAFCDEVYLIGFSMGGLIAGYLASKYPVKKLVLLSAAAYYINPRQLLFDIKDMIKDGIRGNLKENVLYLRYKKKITDTPFRATLEFRTLVNKIRPKLRDINVPTLIVQGECDGIVPVKSAQFLYNTISSNVKKICLLPHSKHHVCHGDDIGTLFSEVDAFLLND from the coding sequence ATGAAAGGATGTTTACTTATACATGGGTTTACGGGCTCGCCTTTTGAAGTTGAACCTTTAGCAAAACACCTTCAGGAGACAACTGACTGGGAAATTAGAATGCCAACATTACCAGGGCATGGTACAGAATTGCAACTAAAAGGCGTCACAAACCAGGAGTGGTTAAATCATGCTGAGGAAGAACTGCAGGAATTATTGGCTTTTTGTGATGAGGTATATTTAATTGGCTTCTCTATGGGTGGTTTAATAGCGGGTTATCTTGCCTCAAAATACCCAGTTAAAAAACTCGTGCTATTGAGCGCTGCGGCATACTATATAAATCCGAGACAGTTACTGTTTGATATAAAAGATATGATTAAGGATGGGATAAGAGGGAATTTAAAGGAAAATGTGCTGTATTTACGTTATAAGAAAAAAATAACGGATACCCCATTTAGGGCAACCCTTGAATTTCGTACATTGGTTAATAAGATTCGACCAAAATTACGGGATATAAATGTTCCTACTCTTATTGTTCAAGGAGAATGTGATGGTATTGTCCCGGTTAAGAGTGCGCAGTTTTTATATAATACAATTAGTTCGAATGTAAAAAAAATATGCCTTTTGCCACACTCGAAGCATCACGTTTGTCATGGAGACGATATTGGGACGCTGTTTTCAGAAGTAGACGCATTTTTGTTAAATGACTAG
- the mscL gene encoding large conductance mechanosensitive channel protein MscL: protein MVKEFREFAMKGSVIDMGIGVIIGTAFGKIVDSLVTDIIMPPIGLLLGRVDFSNLYINLTNTPYRSLAEAKEMGAATINYGMFLNSILHFGIVAFATFLTIRQINRIRRTPGASITSQQCRYCYSTIHTDATRCPNCTSTLVEVEQKSYSSPKITFKAS, encoded by the coding sequence GTGGTAAAAGAGTTTAGGGAGTTTGCAATGAAGGGAAGCGTCATTGATATGGGGATCGGTGTTATTATCGGGACGGCATTTGGTAAAATTGTCGATTCTCTTGTAACAGATATTATTATGCCACCCATTGGGCTACTTTTGGGGAGAGTTGATTTCTCGAACCTTTACATTAACTTAACAAATACTCCTTACCGTTCTTTAGCCGAGGCGAAGGAAATGGGAGCGGCAACAATTAACTATGGAATGTTTCTAAACTCGATTCTCCATTTTGGAATTGTTGCCTTTGCGACCTTTTTAACCATTCGGCAAATTAACAGAATTAGACGAACTCCAGGAGCTTCGATTACATCACAACAATGTCGGTACTGCTATTCAACGATACATACAGATGCAACGCGTTGCCCAAACTGTACGTCTACCCTAGTTGAAGTTGAGCAGAAGAGCTATTCGAGTCCTAAAATCACGTTTAAAGCTAGTTAA
- a CDS encoding HlyC/CorC family transporter, with translation MVAILIALTAFFVASEFAIVRIRATRIDQLVAGGSRNALAVRNVISNLDEYLSACQLGITITALGLGWLGEPTVHKLLLPLFNELNISSSLSGILSIAIAFGFITFLHVVIGELAPKTIAVQKAEEISLLFAKPLMFFYKIMYPFIWVLNGSARFLTGMFGFKSASKHELAHSEEELLFILSESYKNGEINQSEYKYVNKIFEFDDRVAKEIMVPRTEIVAIDKNRAIQENIAIMTNEKYTRYPVVDGDKDHIIGMINMKEVLTDFFTGKGSSIKTVETYLRPIIQVIESTPIHDLLVRMQKERVHMAILIDQYGGTAGLVTVEDIIEEIVGEIRDEFDSDEVPMIRQLNDHTTIVDGKVLIGDINDLFGLEIDDTDVDTISGWILTHQIDVKQGDSIRLANYEFKILTMDGHHIKAIEIKKNGYSQNFAMRATAD, from the coding sequence ATGGTTGCAATTTTAATTGCGTTAACTGCCTTTTTTGTGGCATCTGAATTTGCAATTGTAAGGATTAGGGCTACAAGAATTGATCAACTGGTTGCAGGAGGAAGTAGAAATGCACTGGCTGTAAGGAATGTCATTTCAAACCTAGATGAATATTTATCTGCGTGCCAGCTCGGCATCACAATTACGGCGCTAGGGTTAGGCTGGTTAGGTGAGCCGACAGTACACAAACTACTATTGCCACTCTTCAATGAATTAAATATATCTAGTTCACTATCAGGCATCTTATCAATAGCCATTGCATTTGGGTTTATTACTTTTTTACACGTAGTCATTGGTGAATTGGCTCCTAAGACGATAGCTGTTCAGAAGGCTGAAGAAATCAGCCTGTTATTTGCTAAGCCTTTAATGTTTTTCTATAAAATAATGTACCCGTTTATTTGGGTATTAAATGGTTCAGCGCGATTCTTAACAGGGATGTTCGGCTTTAAATCGGCATCTAAACACGAACTTGCTCATTCGGAGGAGGAGTTACTGTTTATTTTGTCTGAGAGTTACAAAAACGGTGAAATAAATCAGTCTGAATATAAATATGTAAACAAGATATTCGAGTTCGATGATCGCGTGGCAAAAGAAATCATGGTACCAAGAACAGAAATCGTCGCAATAGATAAAAATAGAGCTATACAAGAGAACATTGCGATCATGACGAATGAAAAATATACACGTTATCCAGTTGTAGATGGCGATAAGGATCATATTATAGGTATGATTAATATGAAAGAAGTTTTAACGGATTTCTTTACTGGTAAAGGAAGCAGTATAAAGACAGTCGAAACCTATTTAAGGCCAATTATTCAAGTCATTGAATCAACGCCTATTCATGACTTATTAGTGAGAATGCAAAAGGAACGTGTTCACATGGCTATACTGATTGATCAGTATGGAGGGACAGCTGGCCTTGTAACTGTTGAAGATATCATTGAGGAAATTGTCGGTGAAATAAGGGATGAATTTGACTCAGATGAAGTACCAATGATTCGTCAATTAAATGACCATACAACCATTGTTGATGGTAAAGTGTTAATTGGTGATATAAACGATCTCTTTGGTCTAGAAATTGATGACACTGACGTGGATACAATCAGCGGATGGATTCTGACGCATCAAATAGATGTAAAGCAAGGAGACTCAATACGGCTAGCGAATTATGAGTTTAAGATATTGACCATGGATGGACATCACATCAAAGCCATTGAAATTAAAAAAAATGGGTATTCTCAGAACTTTGCCATGAGAGCAACAGCAGACTAA
- a CDS encoding VOC family protein, producing MFKRIDTVFLEVSDIQQSIDWYTTILGFELRWQHGVYAALNVSETPLTLVQKNDDFQPNKKSLFNFYVSDVNEAHSHLVNNEVKVEDIQVEDDVSWFVFYDLDGNRLEVCHF from the coding sequence ATGTTTAAACGAATCGATACAGTATTTCTTGAGGTAAGTGATATTCAACAATCAATAGATTGGTATACTACCATACTTGGGTTCGAGCTGCGCTGGCAGCATGGTGTATATGCTGCTCTAAATGTATCAGAGACTCCTTTAACTCTTGTACAAAAAAATGATGATTTCCAACCTAATAAAAAGTCGCTGTTTAACTTCTATGTATCTGATGTAAATGAAGCACATTCGCATTTAGTTAATAATGAAGTAAAAGTAGAAGATATCCAAGTTGAAGATGATGTTAGTTGGTTTGTCTTTTATGATTTAGATGGAAATAGACTAGAAGTTTGTCATTTCTAA
- a CDS encoding PH domain-containing protein, which translates to MMLSEPRRLHPVAGLVNFLKQLKEMLFPVVLFIIFGGRGEDPFWQLLYFVGTGLLILGLLVIGILQWYRYTYRIESDELRIEYGIFIRKKRFIPLERVQSIDISAGIIQRMFGLVKLQVETAGGGKAAEAVLTAITVSEAEQLKNELSKKPKDDEVVDEGVRESVEITKGYQISTTELLIAAVTSGSVGVVLSAVGALAVQVDDLIPYETIFRQFEDYVRIGVFFYVILIFIVVLLAWIIGTVIMVLKYGNFTVAKQGEDLIITRGILEKRQLTIPLKRIQAIRIQESLIRQPLGYATVFVESAGGSVDKNEGQSTMLFPLVKKDKINTLLNKLVRDYTLPLEFNKAPKRSIIRYLIRSTLPVLIIIVPAILFLPVWSYLSLMLVPLGILLGYWRYQDAGWTYDDDQLQLRFRLFSKTTVLLRRSRIQSVMKRQSLFQSKNKLGSFITSVKSAMGGKDFKIVDFEESDCEDMLEWYTKRRSE; encoded by the coding sequence ATGATGTTATCTGAACCCCGTCGTCTCCACCCAGTAGCTGGATTAGTCAACTTCTTAAAACAGTTAAAAGAGATGCTCTTCCCGGTTGTCCTTTTTATTATTTTTGGAGGAAGAGGGGAAGATCCTTTTTGGCAATTACTTTATTTTGTTGGGACTGGTCTATTAATTTTAGGTTTATTGGTTATTGGAATTTTACAGTGGTACCGTTACACTTACCGGATTGAAAGTGACGAACTAAGAATTGAATACGGTATTTTCATTAGAAAGAAAAGATTTATTCCCCTTGAGCGCGTGCAAAGTATTGATATATCGGCTGGTATTATCCAAAGAATGTTTGGTCTTGTGAAACTTCAGGTTGAAACAGCTGGTGGCGGGAAAGCTGCGGAGGCAGTGTTAACGGCTATTACTGTCTCAGAGGCTGAACAGCTTAAAAATGAGCTTTCTAAAAAGCCAAAGGATGATGAAGTAGTAGACGAAGGTGTAAGAGAAAGTGTTGAGATAACAAAAGGGTATCAAATCTCTACAACAGAATTATTAATTGCCGCAGTAACCTCTGGGAGCGTTGGAGTAGTGTTGTCAGCAGTAGGAGCATTAGCTGTTCAAGTTGATGATTTAATTCCCTATGAAACCATCTTTCGTCAGTTTGAAGATTATGTAAGAATAGGTGTCTTTTTTTACGTTATTCTCATTTTTATTGTAGTTTTACTAGCGTGGATCATAGGAACGGTAATAATGGTCTTGAAATATGGTAATTTTACAGTTGCAAAACAGGGAGAAGACTTAATTATTACTAGGGGAATTCTTGAAAAGAGACAATTAACGATTCCTCTTAAACGAATTCAAGCAATCCGGATACAAGAAAGTCTAATCCGTCAGCCTTTAGGTTATGCAACCGTATTTGTAGAAAGTGCTGGTGGTTCCGTAGATAAGAATGAAGGACAATCAACCATGCTATTTCCTTTAGTTAAAAAAGATAAAATAAATACATTGCTAAATAAACTAGTTCGAGATTATACATTGCCACTAGAATTTAATAAGGCTCCAAAGAGATCTATCATTAGGTACCTTATTCGTTCTACATTGCCTGTACTAATTATTATAGTACCAGCAATTCTATTTTTACCTGTATGGAGCTATCTGAGTCTCATGCTAGTACCTTTAGGTATTTTACTTGGATATTGGCGTTATCAAGATGCTGGTTGGACGTATGATGACGATCAACTTCAGCTTCGATTTAGGTTATTTAGTAAAACAACTGTTTTATTAAGAAGATCAAGGATTCAATCTGTAATGAAGAGACAATCGCTGTTTCAATCTAAAAATAAATTAGGATCGTTTATTACTTCCGTTAAATCAGCAATGGGCGGAAAGGATTTTAAAATTGTAGATTTTGAAGAAAGTGATTGTGAAGATATGCTCGAATGGTACACAAAAAGAAGGAGTGAGTAG
- a CDS encoding DEAD/DEAH box helicase, whose amino-acid sequence MATFSELGINEELLKSISKMGFEEATPIQAQTIPLALKRQDVIGQAQTGTGKTAAFGIPLIEKIDVNVQTIQGIVIAPTRELAIQVSEELSKIGHFNRARILPIYGGQDINRQMRALKKNPQIIVGTPGRLIDHINRKTIRLQNVHTVVLDEADEMLNMGFIEDIESILSTVPEDRQTLLFSATMPGPIQRIAERFMRDPQIVKVKTKEVTVPNIEQYYVETQEKKKFDVLTRLLDIHSPELAIIFGRTKRRVDELSEALTLRGYAAEGIHGDLSQAKRISVLRKFKEGSIEILVATDVAARGLDISGVTHVYNFDIPQDPESYVHRVGRTGRAGKHGIAITFVSPREMGQLKHIERTTKRNMERLVPPTLDEALEGQQKVTIEKLLATIENENISYYKRAAEELLEEHESVSVVAAAIKMMTKEPDKTPIQLTEERPVVSKRDKGRSGGGGDRNRSGGYRGGGDRNRSGGGGGRSHGGGTGGGGNRGSRPPAGKRRAPRKQESRP is encoded by the coding sequence TTGGCAACATTTAGTGAATTAGGGATTAATGAAGAGTTATTAAAATCAATTAGTAAAATGGGATTTGAGGAAGCTACACCAATACAGGCTCAAACGATTCCATTGGCACTCAAACGTCAAGACGTAATTGGGCAAGCGCAAACAGGTACTGGAAAAACAGCAGCATTCGGTATTCCGTTAATTGAGAAGATTGATGTGAACGTTCAAACGATTCAAGGAATTGTTATTGCACCTACACGTGAGCTTGCAATTCAAGTATCTGAAGAATTAAGTAAGATTGGTCACTTTAACCGTGCGCGTATTTTACCAATCTATGGTGGTCAAGATATTAATCGTCAAATGAGAGCGTTAAAAAAGAATCCTCAAATTATTGTAGGAACACCAGGAAGATTAATTGACCATATTAATCGTAAAACTATTCGTTTACAAAATGTACATACAGTTGTACTTGATGAAGCGGATGAGATGTTAAACATGGGCTTCATTGAAGATATTGAGTCCATTTTATCAACAGTACCAGAAGACCGCCAAACATTACTTTTCTCTGCAACAATGCCAGGACCAATCCAACGCATTGCAGAACGTTTCATGAGAGATCCTCAGATTGTTAAGGTAAAGACGAAAGAAGTAACAGTTCCAAACATTGAACAATACTACGTTGAAACACAAGAAAAGAAGAAATTTGACGTATTAACAAGGTTGCTGGATATCCATTCTCCAGAATTAGCTATTATCTTCGGAAGAACAAAGCGTCGTGTAGATGAATTATCAGAAGCTCTAACATTACGTGGCTATGCTGCTGAAGGAATTCATGGTGACTTAAGCCAAGCAAAACGTATTTCAGTTCTTCGTAAGTTTAAAGAAGGCTCGATTGAGATACTAGTGGCAACAGACGTTGCAGCTCGTGGTCTAGATATATCTGGTGTAACACATGTATATAACTTTGACATTCCACAGGACCCAGAATCGTATGTTCACCGTGTTGGTAGAACAGGACGTGCGGGTAAACATGGAATTGCGATTACATTCGTATCTCCACGTGAGATGGGTCAATTGAAACATATTGAAAGAACAACGAAACGTAATATGGAGCGTTTAGTTCCACCGACTCTTGATGAAGCATTAGAAGGTCAACAAAAAGTAACGATCGAGAAACTTTTAGCAACGATTGAAAATGAAAATATTTCATATTACAAACGTGCTGCAGAAGAGCTTCTTGAAGAGCATGAATCAGTATCAGTTGTTGCTGCAGCGATTAAAATGATGACAAAAGAACCTGACAAAACACCAATCCAGCTTACTGAAGAGCGTCCTGTCGTTTCAAAACGCGATAAAGGTCGCAGTGGTGGTGGTGGAGATCGTAACCGCAGTGGTGGTTATAGAGGTGGTGGAGACCGTAACCGCAGTGGCGGTGGTGGTGGCAGAAGTCACGGTGGAGGCACCGGCGGTGGCGGTAACAGAGGAAGTCGTCCGCCAGCAGGAAAACGTCGCGCTCCGCGCAAACAAGAAAGTAGACCATAA
- the uvsE gene encoding UV DNA damage repair endonuclease UvsE, which translates to MTIVRLGYVAMSVHLQNASPSQTMTFAQFQKLTNREAAVEKLERIARSNIDNCLRLLKHNVAHDIQFFRFSSRIVPLANHEEIEEWNYLRALQDPLLQLGEYIKEKQMRIGFHPDHFVVLTTSKSDVLNQSIKTLSMHEGLLRGMKMDSTHRCVIHVGGAYKDKEKALEQFIHNWGFVPQKIQDMIILENDDTTFSLYDTLYLCEKLSIPLVFDYHHHLANHEKSDWEEDWLRVIDTWSPSPLPLKVHISSPRSDKEFRAHADYIDSKMFMEFLTKVKGSVPQIDCMIEAKQKDDALFRLMEELKVQPNIEIIDGASFKIL; encoded by the coding sequence ATGACCATAGTACGACTTGGATATGTTGCAATGAGTGTGCATCTTCAGAATGCTTCACCCTCGCAGACAATGACATTTGCACAGTTCCAGAAACTTACAAATCGAGAGGCAGCTGTTGAAAAGCTCGAAAGAATTGCACGTTCGAATATTGATAATTGTCTTAGGCTGTTAAAACACAATGTTGCTCATGATATCCAATTTTTTCGCTTTAGTTCACGAATTGTTCCTCTGGCAAATCACGAGGAGATAGAAGAGTGGAATTATTTGCGTGCTCTACAAGATCCCCTGCTACAGCTTGGTGAATATATTAAGGAAAAACAAATGAGGATTGGTTTTCATCCTGACCACTTTGTGGTGCTGACAACAAGTAAGTCAGATGTACTGAATCAGTCTATAAAAACGTTGAGCATGCATGAAGGATTACTAAGAGGAATGAAAATGGATTCTACGCATAGATGTGTCATTCACGTAGGTGGTGCATATAAAGACAAGGAAAAGGCTCTTGAACAGTTTATTCATAACTGGGGATTCGTCCCACAGAAGATTCAGGACATGATTATCCTAGAAAATGATGATACTACTTTTTCACTATATGATACTCTCTACCTTTGTGAAAAACTTTCAATACCACTTGTATTTGACTACCATCACCACCTTGCAAATCATGAAAAAAGTGATTGGGAAGAAGACTGGCTCAGAGTGATTGATACATGGAGTCCGTCTCCTTTGCCACTTAAAGTCCATATTTCAAGTCCAAGAAGTGACAAAGAATTCCGGGCCCATGCGGATTATATTGATAGTAAGATGTTTATGGAGTTTCTAACAAAGGTAAAAGGAAGTGTGCCTCAAATTGATTGTATGATTGAGGCAAAACAAAAAGATGATGCATTATTTAGGTTAATGGAGGAGCTAAAAGTACAACCCAATATAGAAATAATTGATGGAGCTAGCTTTAAAATTCTCTAA
- a CDS encoding PH domain-containing protein, with amino-acid sequence MRAAPQKRINEKALKVWRISAAISSIFGWFIFAGVLALTLIFDWPIWIIWSLLALIVIESVVSIVILPKIRWKRWRYEVLEHEVDLQFGLFSINRRLIPMVRVQHVDTQQGPILRKFKLATVTISTAAGTHEIPALDEEEADELRDFISKLARVVDEDDVI; translated from the coding sequence ATGAGGGCTGCTCCTCAAAAAAGAATAAATGAAAAAGCATTAAAGGTATGGAGAATTTCAGCAGCTATCTCATCCATTTTCGGATGGTTTATTTTTGCGGGTGTTTTAGCCTTAACACTAATATTTGACTGGCCTATATGGATTATATGGTCTTTATTAGCATTGATAGTAATAGAATCTGTTGTTTCAATTGTTATTTTACCTAAGATTAGATGGAAACGTTGGCGGTATGAGGTATTGGAACACGAAGTAGACTTGCAATTTGGATTATTTTCAATCAATAGAAGGTTAATCCCTATGGTTCGTGTTCAACATGTTGATACACAGCAAGGTCCAATCCTTAGAAAGTTTAAGTTAGCTACTGTAACCATTTCAACAGCTGCAGGAACACATGAAATTCCTGCCCTTGATGAAGAAGAAGCGGATGAGCTAAGGGACTTTATCTCTAAATTAGCGAGAGTGGTGGATGAAGATGATGTTATCTGA
- a CDS encoding rhodanese-like domain-containing protein has protein sequence MDFSIIVNIVLLGLLIGIAVFRFKPVKGLRNLNEQEMKDKIKSTKSLSIIDVREPYEYNVKHIPGAINVPLSKLKWRKVDVPTDKEIVLYCQTGIRSKQAARLIMKRHKINELSQLAGGFFSWKGETSHNRKAIK, from the coding sequence GTGGACTTTTCTATAATAGTAAACATCGTACTACTTGGATTATTAATTGGAATCGCTGTATTTCGATTTAAGCCTGTCAAAGGGCTGCGTAATTTAAATGAACAAGAAATGAAGGATAAAATAAAATCAACAAAATCACTCTCCATTATTGATGTCCGTGAGCCATATGAATACAATGTAAAACACATTCCAGGTGCAATAAATGTTCCTCTATCTAAGCTTAAATGGCGTAAAGTAGATGTTCCTACGGACAAGGAGATTGTTTTATATTGCCAAACAGGAATTAGAAGCAAACAGGCCGCGCGTTTAATTATGAAGAGACATAAAATAAATGAGCTCTCTCAGCTTGCAGGTGGTTTTTTCTCCTGGAAGGGTGAAACAAGTCACAATAGAAAAGCAATTAAATAA
- a CDS encoding D-alanine--D-alanine ligase → MKVKLGLLYGGKSAEHKVSLQTALAVNKAIDHEKYDIHPIYISEQGEWVRGNQLTGPVQEVQKLELKDGGNTISPVALNNEIFPAHGDKSDQTIDVIFPLLHGPNGEDGTVQGLLELMNIPYVGNGVLASAAGMDKVVMKNVFAQAGLDQVKYVSFIRSEWEANQTKSYEKIEEALGYPCFVKPANLGSSVGINKCTDRASLEKAFEEAFIFDRKVIVEEGIIAREVEIAVLGNDHPECSVAGEIVPKKEFYDYKAKYEDGDTAMIIPAEITGQQYEVMKDMAIRAFKALDCSGLVRADFFLTKEGRVVINEVNTMPGFTPFSMFPLLWQHTGVTYPELIEKLVNLAIERHNEKQKIKYTF, encoded by the coding sequence ATGAAAGTGAAGTTAGGTTTACTTTATGGTGGGAAATCCGCAGAGCATAAAGTTTCACTACAAACAGCTCTTGCTGTTAATAAAGCAATTGACCATGAAAAATATGATATTCATCCAATATATATTTCTGAACAAGGTGAATGGGTTCGAGGGAATCAACTAACTGGACCGGTACAAGAGGTTCAAAAACTTGAATTGAAGGACGGAGGCAACACCATCTCACCAGTAGCTTTAAATAATGAAATTTTTCCAGCTCATGGTGACAAGTCAGATCAAACAATCGATGTTATTTTTCCACTTCTTCACGGGCCAAACGGTGAGGATGGCACGGTTCAAGGTTTATTAGAATTAATGAATATTCCTTATGTCGGAAATGGAGTTCTAGCTTCTGCAGCTGGAATGGATAAAGTAGTAATGAAGAATGTTTTTGCTCAAGCGGGACTGGACCAAGTGAAGTACGTTTCATTCATTCGTAGCGAATGGGAAGCGAATCAAACAAAGTCGTATGAGAAGATAGAAGAAGCGTTAGGTTATCCTTGTTTTGTTAAGCCTGCAAACTTAGGTTCAAGTGTTGGTATAAATAAATGTACGGACCGTGCAAGTTTAGAAAAGGCTTTCGAGGAAGCATTCATTTTCGACAGAAAAGTTATTGTAGAAGAAGGTATCATCGCTCGGGAGGTTGAGATAGCTGTATTAGGAAACGATCATCCTGAATGCTCGGTAGCTGGCGAAATTGTACCGAAGAAAGAGTTCTATGATTATAAAGCAAAATATGAAGATGGGGATACTGCAATGATTATCCCTGCTGAAATTACCGGGCAGCAATATGAAGTGATGAAAGATATGGCTATAAGAGCATTTAAAGCCTTGGACTGCTCTGGTTTGGTTAGAGCAGATTTCTTCTTAACAAAAGAAGGAAGAGTTGTTATTAATGAAGTTAACACGATGCCTGGCTTTACACCATTTAGTATGTTCCCTTTACTATGGCAGCACACGGGTGTAACTTACCCAGAATTGATCGAAAAGCTAGTGAACTTAGCAATTGAGAGACATAATGAAAAGCAGAAAATAAAATATACATTCTAG
- a CDS encoding UDP-N-acetylmuramoyl-tripeptide--D-alanyl-D-alanine ligase: protein MIKRSMKQIAQMVSGECNGYSNEVLLSGVSINSRSIEAGNLFIPIIGEKFNGHEFVDAAIKDGAKASLWQRNQQNPPQNIPLIYVEDTLVALQDLAKAYRNELSLKVIGITGSNGKTTTKDIVASIMGTTYKVLKTEGNLNNHYGLPLTILRLEEDTEVAILEMGMSGRGEIELLTKIAQPDAAIITNIGEAHLLDLGSREGIADAKFEIIKGLKEGGTLIYDGDEPLLNERLIGKSINKITFGSHLDCTYVPDSIKQENEGTYFTINKHPDMEIYMPILGRHNVFNALAGIAVAEYFNVSLENIQKGLTQLKVSNMRLEVIEGKNGSKIINDAYNASPTAMKAAIDLVRNLKGYSRKFVVLGDMLELGPNEEKYHYEIGELLKPQFVDYVLTFGELSKHIAEGARVSFEPNKVKAYSNKESLIEDLKKIVSANDLILVKGSRGMRLEEVVLELKE, encoded by the coding sequence ATGATTAAGAGAAGTATGAAACAAATTGCGCAAATGGTATCAGGAGAATGTAATGGTTATTCTAATGAAGTATTACTTTCAGGAGTTTCTATTAACTCTCGGTCGATTGAAGCGGGTAATTTATTTATACCGATTATTGGAGAAAAATTTAATGGGCATGAGTTTGTTGACGCGGCAATTAAAGATGGAGCTAAGGCATCATTATGGCAGCGAAATCAACAGAACCCTCCGCAGAACATTCCCTTAATTTATGTAGAAGATACATTAGTTGCGCTCCAGGATTTAGCCAAAGCCTACAGGAATGAGTTATCTCTTAAAGTTATCGGAATTACAGGAAGTAATGGGAAAACAACAACCAAAGATATTGTTGCATCCATTATGGGAACAACATATAAGGTGTTAAAGACGGAAGGTAATCTTAACAACCATTACGGACTTCCTTTAACAATTCTTCGCTTAGAAGAGGACACAGAGGTTGCGATTTTAGAAATGGGCATGAGTGGTAGAGGGGAAATAGAGCTTCTAACAAAAATAGCTCAGCCTGATGCAGCCATTATCACAAATATTGGTGAGGCTCACCTTCTAGATCTAGGTTCTAGAGAAGGAATTGCGGATGCAAAATTTGAAATTATTAAGGGCTTAAAAGAGGGGGGAACCCTCATATATGATGGTGATGAACCATTACTGAATGAACGACTAATCGGTAAATCTATAAATAAAATCACTTTCGGTAGTCACTTAGATTGTACGTATGTTCCAGATTCAATCAAGCAAGAAAATGAAGGCACCTATTTTACGATTAATAAGCATCCTGATATGGAAATTTATATGCCGATACTAGGCAGACATAATGTTTTTAATGCGTTAGCTGGAATTGCGGTAGCTGAATACTTTAATGTTAGCTTGGAAAATATTCAAAAAGGGTTAACTCAATTAAAAGTATCGAACATGAGATTAGAAGTGATTGAGGGAAAAAACGGTTCGAAAATCATAAATGATGCGTATAATGCTAGTCCAACTGCCATGAAAGCAGCAATTGATTTAGTGCGAAACTTAAAAGGTTATTCAAGGAAATTTGTTGTTCTAGGTGATATGCTGGAACTAGGACCAAATGAAGAAAAATATCATTACGAAATCGGTGAATTGTTAAAACCTCAATTTGTTGATTACGTTCTAACATTTGGTGAGCTTAGCAAACATATTGCAGAAGGTGCAAGAGTTTCCTTCGAACCTAATAAAGTTAAGGCTTATTCAAATAAAGAAAGTCTTATTGAAGATCTAAAGAAAATTGTTTCAGCTAATGATCTTATTCTTGTTAAAGGCTCAAGAGGAATGAGACTAGAAGAGGTTGTCTTAGAGTTGAAAGAGTAA